The following are encoded in a window of Impatiens glandulifera chromosome 5, dImpGla2.1, whole genome shotgun sequence genomic DNA:
- the LOC124940463 gene encoding pectinesterase/pectinesterase inhibitor PPE8B-like: MVASSNLLLLLVVVFCSCGGSSDMVDSQFLNVPVSQFIDSIKFTIDAVQQVASIVSGFGSNFGEFRLSNAIADCIDLLDLTAEELSWTLSASSDHNYNNNNGTGYLSSDLRTWLSGALANQDTCIDGFDGTNSFIIKSTIVGGLNQISSLILQSLQQVHDTPPPPPTSPSRQWNPAWFSARELQTGWGSVDAVVAKDGSGDYNKIMDAVASAPLLSTRRFVIYVKKGVYKEYVEINKHQWNIMIVGDGMDATIISGNRSFKGGYTTFRSATFSVNGKGFIARDITFENTAGAEMEQAVAFRSDSDLSVLYRCGIKGFQDTLYAHSSRQFYRECRISGTVDFIFGDGTVVFQSCQIVARKGKPNQKNAITAQGRKHPCNTTGFSIQFSNISVETELLVDNQTQTYLGRPWRLYSRTMIMQSYIGPGIRAEGWLEWKGDLGLNTLWYGEYMNYGEGAGVGNRVKWPGFHLVKDPSHARNFTVAEFILGDYWLPATDIKYTAGLSV, from the exons ATGGTTGCCTCTTCTAATCTGCTTCTACTACTGGTAGTGGTCTTCTGTTCTTGCGGCGGTTCATCTGACATGGTAGATTCGCAATTTCTGAATGTTCCTGTTTCGCAGTTCATAGATTCTATCAAGTTCACCATTGACGCCGTACAACAGGTTGCCTCCATTGTCTCAGGCTTCGGTAGCAATTTTGGCGAATTTCGGCTCTCCAATGCAATCGCCGACTGCATTGATCTGCTAGATTTAACCGCCGAGGAACTCTCCTGGACTCTCTCAGCTTCTTCTGATCACAATT acaacaacaacaacgGCACAGGATATCTAAGTTCTGATTTGAGGACATGGCTAAGTGGGGCCCTCGCGAATCAGGACACATGCATAGATGGATTTGACGGCACCAACAGTTTTATTATCAAAAGTACCATTGTCGGCGGCCTAAACCAAATCTCTTCCTTGATCCTCCAATCGCTCCAACAAGTTCACGatactcctcctcctcctccgacCTCACCTTCCAGGCAATGGAACCCTGCGTGGTTTAGTGCTAGGGAACTCCAGACCGGTTGGGGGTCGGTCGACGCGGTGGTGGCGAAAGACGGCTCCGGggattataacaaaattatggACGCGGTAGCCTCTGCTCCATTATTGAGCACGCGGCGGTTTGTGATCTACGTTAAGAAGGGAGTGTATAAGGAATATGTGGAGATTAATAAGCATCAATGGAATATTATGATCGTGGGAGATGGAATGGATGCAACCATTATTTCGGGTAATCGAAGTTTCAAAGGTGGTTACACAACTTTTCGGTCAGCCACTTTTTCTGTGAATGGGAAAGGATTCATAGCACGGGACATCACGTTTGAGAACACGGCAGGGGCGGAGATGGAACAAGCGGTGGCATTCAGGTCGGACTCTGACTTATCTGTCTTGTACCGATGCGGCATAAAGGGGTTCCAGGACACACTGTACGCTCACAGCTCGCGCCAATTTTACCGGGAGTGTCGCATTTCCGGCACGGTGGACTTCATATTCGGAGATGGCACGGTGGTGTTCCAAAGCTGCCAAATCGTAGCTCGGAAAGGAAAGCCGAATCAAAAGAACGCCATAACAGCCCAAGGGCGGAAACATCCCTGCAACACTACCGGGTTTTCGATCCAATTCTCAAACATATCGGTGGAAACAGAGTTGTTAGTGGACAACCAGACGCAGACGTATTTGGGTCGGCCATGGAGGTTGTATTCGAGGACGATGATCATGCAATCTTACATAGGCCCGGGGATAAGAGCCGAGGGGTGGCTGGAGTGGAAGGGGGATTTGGGTCTCAACACACTTTGGTATGGAGAGTATATGAATTATGGGGAAGGGGCAGGGGTGGGAAACCGTGTCAAGTGGCCTGGATTTCATCTTGTCAAGGATCCTTCGCATGCAAGAAATTTCACGGTCGCGGAATTCATTTTGGGGGACTACTGGTTGCCTGCTACAGACATCAAGTACACAGCCGGCTTGTCGGTttaa